The following are from one region of the Capsicum annuum cultivar UCD-10X-F1 chromosome 1, UCD10Xv1.1, whole genome shotgun sequence genome:
- the LOC107866377 gene encoding primary amine oxidase: protein MEGKNFLRYIFFLMSIILLLIFTFLNLPSPLPNTSHLFNCTTYNSPWCNSKRSLFLQQPKLTKNHYADFPNHPLDPLTIDEIQKVKKIVNSIKEFSKNGYVLHSVVLEEPEKEVVLSWRKGRQLPPRKASVVARALDIVHVLTVDIETGRVTRRQTGGNSGYPMMTIEDMVTATNAPLANADFNRTIVQRGVDLADLACLPISPGWYGKVEEKRRVIKVQCYIMKDTINFYMRPIEGLTVLLDLDTQQVIQIIDEGKNIPIAKATNTEYRFSSTQKNTQKINLLKPISIEQPNGPSFTIENNHLVKWANWEFHLKPDPRAGMVISQVMVQDPDTGKMRNVMYKGFTSELFVPYMDPSDAWYFKTYMDAGEYGFGLQAMPLEPLNDCPRNAYYMDGVFVAADGTPYVRSNMVCVFESYAGDIGWRHAESPITGLPIREVRPKVTLVVRMAASVANYDYIVDWEFQTDGLIRAKVGLSGILMVKGSPYVNMNQVNQNEYLYGTLLSENIIGVIHDHYVTFHLDMDIDGPSNNSFVKVNLQKEMTSPGESPRKSYLKAVRNVAKTEKDSQIKLKLYDPSEFHVINSNKKSRVGNPTGYKVVPGGTAASLLDHGDPPQKRGAFTNNQIWVTPYNESEQWAAGLFVYQSQGDDTLAVWSDRDRPIENEDIVVWYTLGFHHIPCQEDFPIMPTVSSSFEIKPVNFFESNPILNIPPNSPKDLPICKAAASA from the exons ATGGAAGGAAAAAACTTCCTTAGATATATCTTCTTCCTCATGAGCATAATTTTGCtcttaattttcacttttttaaactTACCATCTCCACTTCCCAACACATCTCATCTATTCAACTGCACCACATATAACTCCCCATGGTGCAATTCAAAAAGATCCTTATTCCTCCAACAACCAAAACTTACCAAAAATCACTACGCCGATTTTCCTAACCATCCTTTAGACCCATTAACGATCGATGAAATTCAAAAGGTCAAAAAAATCGTTAATTCGATTAAGGAATTTAGTAAAAATGGTTACGTTCTTCATTCTGTTGTACTCGAAGAGCCAGAGAAGGAGGTGGTGCTGAGCTGGCGAAAAGGCCGCCAGCTACCACCGAGGAAGGCCTCGGTGGTGGCACGTGCACTTGATATAGTACACGTGCTTACCGTTGATATTGAGACGGGTCGTGTGACCCGTCGTCAAACGGGTGGTAATTCGGGTTACCCGATGATGACGATCGAGGATATGGTAACGGCGACTAATGCACCGCTTGCGAACGCTGATTTCAACCGTACGATCGTCCAACGTGGCGTTGATTTGGCTGACTTGGCATGTTTGCCCATCTCCCCCGGTTGGTATG GGAAAGTTGAGGAGAAGAGAAGGGTAATCAAAGTGCAGTGCTACATAATGAAGGACACTATCAATTTCTACATGAGACCCATTGAAGGACTAACAGTACTACTTGATTTAGACACACAACAAGTCATACAAATTATAGATGAAGGAAAGAACATACCAATAGCAAAAGCCACCAACACAGAATATCGTTTCTCTAGTACacaaaaaaacacacaaaaaataaacTTGCTCAAACCAATATCTATAGAACAACCAAATGGTCCAAGTTTCACTATAGAAAACAACCATTTAGTTAAATGGGCAAATTGGGAATTTCACCTCAAACCCGACCCGAGAGCCGGGATGGTTATCTCCCAAGTCATGGTTCAGGATCCGGATACAGGTAAAATGAGAAATGTCATGTATAAAGGGTTTACTTCAGAGCTATTTGTACCGTACATGGATCCTTCGGATGCATGGTATTTTAAGACGTATATGGATGCGGGTGAATACGGGTTCGGGTTACAAGCAATGCCACTTGAACCGTTAAATGATTGCCCGCGTAACGCGTATTATATGGATGGTGTATTCGTAGCAGCGGATGGAACACCGTATGTACGATCTAATATGGTTTGTGTGTTTGAAAGCTATGCTGGTGATATTGGATGGAGACATGCTGAATCTCCCATTACTGGTTTGCCG ATTCGAGAAGTTAGGCCAAAGGTGACGTTAGTGGTGAGAATGGCTGCTTCAGTGGCAAACTATGATTACATTGTTGATTGGGAGTTTCAGACCGATGGACTTATTCGAGCTAAG GTTGGACTAAGTGGAATATTGATGGTGAAAGGTTCTCCATATGTGAACATGAATCAAGTGAACCAAAATGAGTATCTCTATGGTACTCTCTTATCTGAAAACATAATAGGAGTAATCCATGATCACTACGTAACTTTCCATCTCGACATGGACATCGATGGTCCATCGAATAATTCTTTCGTGAAGGTGAATCTCCAGAAGGAGATGACTTCTCCTGGAGAATCACCGCGGAAAAGCTACTTAAAAGCTGTTCGAAATGTGGCTAAAACTGAAAAAGATTCACAAATTAAGCTCAAGCTATATGATCCTTCAGAATTCCATGTGATTAATTCTAATAAGAAGTCAAGAGTTGGGAACCCTACTGGTTACAAAGTGGTTCCTGGTGGCACTGCAGCTAGTTTACTTGACCATGGTGATCCTCCACAAAAGAGAGGTGCTTTTACAAATAACCAAATTTGGGTGACACCTTATAATGAGTCTGAGCAGTGGGCTGCTGGCTTGTTTGTTTACCAAAGTCAAGGTGATGATACTCTTGCTGTTTGGTCTGACCG AGACAGGCCAATTGAGAATGAAGACATAGTGGTGTGGTATACATTAGGATTCCATCATATTCCATGCCAAGAGGATTTCCCAATAATGCCAACAGTGTCATCAAGCTTTGAGATAAAGCCAGTTAATTTCTTTGAGAGCAATCCAATTCTTAATATTCCACCTAATTCTCCAAAGGACCTCCCAATTTGCAAAGCTGCTGCTTCTGCTTGA
- the LOC107866386 gene encoding ferruginol synthase: protein MISPLLNELDLVALAILFLSLTILWHKLTSNVSQNEKHRLPPGPRGLPIVGFLPFLRPSLHYQLTELSQKYGPIYKLWLGSRLFIVLNSPSLAKEVFCDQDTVFANRDPSIAAFVASYGGLDIVFSPYGSYWRDMRKLFVREMLSNRNLEASYSHRKHEIRKAIRSVHTKIGSQIDISELAFVTEINVIMSIIFGSNFGDEMEKHGKIGRDFRELVVKIPEMSEEPNISDFFPILARFDLQGIKNSTEALIKSFDCILDPVLNERMKMISQGQIRRSRNKDFIQILLELMEQKETQISVDLVKIKAILIDLVIGGTDTTTTMVEWVMAELLNNSDKMAKVQQELKHVIGLNHIVEESHLPKLHYLDAVIKETLRLHPAFPMLQRICPSQSTIVGGYTVPQDTKVILNVYAIHRDPQVW, encoded by the exons ATGATTTCACCACTGCTAAACGAGCTCGATCTTGTAGCTCTAGCAATATTATTCCTATCTCTAACAATACTATGGCACAAATTGACATCAAATGTATCTCAGAACGAAAAACACCGGTTGCCACCAGGGCCTCGTGGCCTACCAATTGTGGGATTTTTACCGTTCCTCCGCCCCAGTTTGCACTACCAGCTTACTGAATTGTCACAAAAGTATGGTCCAATATACAAGTTGTGGCTAGGGAGCAGACTCTTTATTGTGTTGAATTCGCCATCTTTAGCCAAAGAAGTTTTTTGTGATCAAGACACTGTTTTTGCAAACCGTGACCCTTCGATTGCAGCATTTGTGGCCTCATATGGTGGACTAGACATTGTATTTTCTCCCTATGGCTCCTACTGGCGCGACATGCGCAAACTGTTTGTGAGAGAGATGCTGAGCAATAGGAACCTTGAGGCTTCTTATAGTCACAG GAAACACGAGATCAGAAAGGCGATCAGAAGTGTGCATACCAAGATTGGCAGCCAGATTGACATTAGTGAATTGGCATTTGTGACTGAAATAAATGTAATCATGAGTATCATCTTTGGCAGCAATTTTGGGGATGAAATGGAGAAACATGGAAAAATTGGAAGAGACTTCAGGGAATTGGTGGTAAAAATCCCTGAAATGTCAGAAGAGCCAAACATATCCGATTTCTTCCCTATACTCGCGAGGTTTGATTTACAAGGAATAAAGAACAGTACAGAGGCTCTTATTAAGTCATTTGACTGTATATTGGACCCTGTACTAAATGAACGTATGAAGATGATTTCACAGGGTCAAATACGGAGGAGTAGAAATAAGGATTTCATTCAGATTTTATTAGAGCTAATGGAGCAGAAAGAGACTCAGATATCAGTGGACTTGGTGAAAATAAAGGCCATATTGATC GACCTTGTAATTGGTGGGACTGACACGACAACCACAATGGTGGAGTGGGTAATGGCAGAACTTCTGAACAACTCAGATAAAATGGCAAAGGTTCAACAAGAATTGAAACATGTCATTGGCTTGAACCACATTGTTGAAGAATCCCATTTACCAAAACTACACTATCTTGATGCAGTCATAAAGGAGACATTACGTTTACACCCTGCATTTCCCATGCTTCAGCGAATTTGTCCAAGTCAATCTACAATTGTTGGTGGATACACAGTACCTCAGGATACTAAAGTAATCCTGAATGTTTATGCAATTCATAGAGATCCTCAAGTGTGGTAA
- the LOC107859376 gene encoding labd-13Z-ene-9,15,16-triol synthase, chloroplastic-like: MSAPVSTPCHCLLHEAILAMSQLRPRQCLCCDSASIMSASKSASMPMPCHHLRLASVYVMPVPCHITAARMPSQDIMIGGTDTTITTVEWVMVELLNTPQIMAKVQQELKDVVGVNNIVEESHLPNLHYLDAVLKETLRLHPALPLLLPKRPSQSAIVGGYTIPEGTKVFLNAYAIQRDPQVWESPLEFQPERFLNSTNLEYAGNNMNYLPFGSGRRICAGLPLAEKMLMFVLASLLHSFDWKLPEGENVDLSEGFGFVIKKNERLFAIPARRLSNFELYQ; this comes from the exons ATGTCTGCGCCTGTGTCTACGCCATGCCATTGCTTGCTCCATGAAGCTATCTTAGCCATGTCACAGCTTAGGCCACGCCAATGCCTATGTTGCGACTCCGCCTCGATCATGTCTGCGTCCAAGTCTGCTTCCATGCCTATGCCATGCCATCACCTGCGCCTCGCCAGTGTCTATGTCATGCCAGTGCCATGCCATATTACTGCTGCGCGCATGCCCTCGCAG GACATTATGATCGGTGGGACTGACACTACAATCACAACGGTCGAGTGGGTAATGGTGGAGCTTCTGAATACTCCGCAGATAATGGCAAAGGTGCAGCAGGAATTGAAAGATGTTGTAGGGGTGAATAACATTGTTGAAGAATCACATTTACCAAATCTGCACTATCTCGATGCAGTTTTAAAGGAGACGTTACGTTTACACCCTGCATTGCCACTGCTCCTCCCAAAGCGCCCGAGCCAATCTGCAATAGTAGGTGGATACACAATACCTGAGGGAACTAAAGTATTTTTGAATGCTTATGCAATTCAGAGGGATCCTCAGGTGTGGGAGAGTCCGTTGGAATTTCAGCCGGAAAGATTTTTGAACTCTACGAATTTAGAATATGCTGGAAACAATATGAATTACCTTCCATTTGGATCAGGGAGGAGAATTTGTGCTGGACTTCCTTTAGCAGAGAAAATGCTCATGTTTGTATTGGCTTCATTGCTGCATTCCTTTGATTGGAAACTCCCTGAGGGCGAAAACGTTGATCTTTCAGAGGGATTTGGATTCGTCATCAAAAAAAACGAGAGGCTATTCGCTATCCCTGCTCGCAGGTTATCAAATTTCGAGTTATATCAGTAA